A region from the Candidatus Coatesbacteria bacterium genome encodes:
- a CDS encoding T9SS type A sorting domain-containing protein, producing the protein MHKAALILLIALSIVGAAVAGTPRSLTVYETADEGCQEETHGPRALSLHAAETGANPFEGPLPPAPDSEVLWHYQIADGGPQRLNVAVGYDAQYVWSGGYYGGGKLFELDGDGDPLWEFERDGDFSAVAAATADVFYGAWGHEGAFEVYRFSAASATPLWTWDGAAAGYAPADLANPGCTACAEDGSVLAVGGNDGDSLAVMFFTEGSSTPLIFEDESLNYNPRQLRLTADGSKCILRAAATLYRIETSTATLEATYDLSSSTDCFGVSPDGSVVVYGFTGCNVIEWNGSAYEHIFHGYCPGSNYAGLGYVGADNEQVIVVWYATDYLQNWVTRFEKSSGSDPLWTYETERAGGSYQDVPTWIDASADGEWIAITYAGSQTNTNDEVQLLRDSQPESLWWSLDTPGSATAVDITADGEYLATSGKNVHLNQMGSGGDVYAADIDQAVGIDDGVFYARDAEEGVLIEWRVEDAQQLVLERDGEVLADGLEATGVYLDRVPAGVYEFSLSVNARNGDGYNYGPIEIRHRGDAVLTRLEEPYPNPAADDCSLRYRLAEAGSVTIALYDLSGRRVRLLVDGEYNAGRHEVGFSTTGLPAGLYVLRLETAGRSYSRRLVIER; encoded by the coding sequence ATGCACAAGGCCGCACTCATTCTACTCATCGCCCTGTCGATCGTCGGTGCCGCCGTTGCAGGAACGCCACGCAGCCTCACCGTGTACGAAACAGCGGACGAGGGTTGTCAGGAGGAGACTCATGGACCGCGGGCGCTCAGCCTGCACGCCGCCGAGACCGGGGCGAATCCCTTCGAGGGTCCCCTGCCCCCGGCGCCGGACAGCGAGGTGCTCTGGCACTACCAGATCGCCGACGGCGGGCCCCAGCGGCTCAACGTCGCCGTCGGTTACGACGCTCAGTACGTCTGGAGCGGCGGCTACTACGGCGGCGGCAAGCTGTTCGAGCTCGACGGCGACGGCGATCCGTTGTGGGAGTTCGAGCGCGACGGCGACTTCAGCGCCGTCGCCGCCGCAACCGCCGACGTCTTCTACGGCGCCTGGGGTCACGAGGGCGCCTTCGAGGTCTACCGGTTCTCCGCGGCCTCGGCGACGCCGCTGTGGACCTGGGACGGCGCGGCGGCGGGCTACGCTCCCGCCGATCTGGCCAATCCGGGTTGCACGGCCTGCGCCGAGGACGGCTCCGTGCTGGCCGTCGGCGGCAACGACGGCGACTCCCTGGCGGTGATGTTCTTCACCGAGGGTTCCTCTACGCCGCTTATCTTCGAGGATGAAAGCCTGAACTACAACCCGCGCCAGTTGCGCCTGACCGCCGACGGCTCCAAGTGCATTCTGCGCGCCGCGGCGACGCTGTACCGCATCGAAACCTCCACGGCGACCCTCGAGGCGACCTACGACCTGAGCTCCTCGACGGACTGCTTCGGCGTCAGCCCGGATGGCTCCGTCGTCGTCTACGGTTTCACCGGCTGCAACGTCATCGAATGGAACGGTTCCGCCTACGAGCACATCTTCCACGGCTACTGCCCCGGTTCCAACTACGCCGGCCTGGGGTACGTCGGCGCCGATAACGAGCAGGTCATCGTCGTCTGGTACGCCACCGACTACCTGCAGAACTGGGTCACCCGCTTCGAGAAATCGAGCGGCTCCGACCCGCTCTGGACCTACGAAACCGAGCGCGCCGGCGGCTCCTATCAGGACGTGCCGACCTGGATCGACGCTTCCGCCGACGGCGAGTGGATCGCCATAACCTACGCCGGTTCCCAGACCAACACCAACGACGAGGTCCAGCTCCTGCGCGACTCCCAGCCCGAGAGCCTCTGGTGGAGTCTGGATACGCCGGGCTCGGCCACCGCCGTCGACATCACCGCCGACGGGGAGTACCTGGCCACTTCGGGCAAGAACGTGCATCTCAACCAGATGGGCTCGGGCGGCGACGTCTACGCCGCCGACATCGACCAGGCAGTCGGCATCGACGACGGCGTGTTCTACGCCCGGGACGCCGAGGAAGGCGTGCTGATCGAATGGCGGGTCGAGGACGCCCAGCAGTTGGTCCTCGAGCGCGACGGCGAAGTGCTGGCCGACGGCCTGGAGGCGACGGGGGTGTATCTTGATCGCGTTCCCGCCGGCGTGTACGAGTTCAGCCTCAGCGTTAATGCGCGCAACGGCGACGGCTACAACTACGGACCCATCGAGATTCGTCACCGGGGCGACGCTGTCCTCACCCGCCTCGAGGAGCCCTATCCCAATCCGGCCGCCGACGACTGCAGCCTGCGCTACAGGCTGGCCGAAGCCGGATCGGTGACGATCGCCCTCTACGATCTGTCCGGACGGCGGGTGCGCCTGCTGGTCGATGGCGAGTACAACGCCGGTCGCCACGAGGTGGGCTTCTCCACCACCGGGCTGCCGGCCGGGCTCTACGTGCTGCGGCTGGAGACGGCCGGCCGAAGCTACAGCCGCCGGCTGGTCATCGAGCGCTGA